The sequence TGATGGTCAGCAGAATTTTGAAGCGTTGCGTTCCGATGGACTTCAAACTCGATATGGTCAGCATCAACGCATCTAAACTCAAAGCATCCGGTGTAGCAGGTAGAATCAGTAAATCGCACCCGTCCGCTAAAGCTTCTAAATCTTCCTGTTCCGGTCGGGCTTGGGTATCGATAATGATTTGCTTGAACTTGGGGACATATTTCGCGGCTTGCCTTTCATCAATGACCGTAAAGGGAAGTTGACCCCGTTTACTCCAACCCGTCGCAGAACGGTTCGGATCACCATCAATTAATAAGGTGTCGCCTTGGTTAGACAAATAGGCGGCCAGATGAACCGCCGTTGTGGTTTTGGCCACACCCCCCTTGAAGGATGCCACAGTGATAATCATCGGGATAGATTAAACGACATGACTCTATTATAAATACTTGCGTACTCAAATGTTCAAGTATTTAAGTATCTAAATATTCAATAATTCAAAAAAGCCTGTAACCTTTATGCTGTAGGCATTTTACTGGCTACTTTGCGGTTCATAGCAGCTTCGCTATTTCTACGCCAAATAAAAGCCTCTGAAGTCTCAGGTAAAACCTCGCGCATCTTTACTCAATCGTCGCCGAGTTGGGCTGTGAACATTTATGTCATGCCTCACAAATACAACCCTGATGATTCTGTGGGTTTGGCGTGCAGGTATTTGGAAGTTGTGGCTACAGACGCATGACCCAGGGTGGTTTGGACTAAGGAAATCGGCGCACCCGCATCTAAGGAATGGGACGCATGGCAATGTCTGAGCCAATGGGCTGAAACTTTCTGATCAATACCCACTCGGATTCCAGCTTCCTTGACTAATTTGGTAACGTGAATTCGGTGTAAATGTCCTTTACCCTTCCCTTTGCGACTGGGGAAGATGGGGTCATCGTTGCTGGCGTTTCCTCGAAAATTCAGCAATTCTTTATATAAATGTGCAGGTAATAAAACATGGCGGGTCTTACTGCCTTTTCCAAACACGGTTAGAATTCCACTGTCACCGGATGCGGTTAAATCATACCAACATAACCCGCATAATTCAGATACTCGTACTCCGCAATAATAGAAGCTTTTGAGAATTAATTGATTACGGCGATTCGGTTCTGAATAAATCATCGCCATGACTTGTTCCTTGGCTAAAATTTTCTGAGTTAGGGTGTCTTTCCCTTTGGGGAGAGGAACAGCCGCACCAACATTGGCACGGGTTAATCCGGTTCGATTGCAGAAGGTTAATAAAGATTTCACAGCAGCGAGGTAGGAAGCTCTAGTAGAGGGTTTTAGTCCTTTGGTGTCTAAATAATTCGCGAACCCTTGGACATCAGGCAGGGTTAGCCATTGCAGGGGTTTGTTTGCCCATTCCAAAAATTGCACAACAACCCGCCGATAGATGGCTTGAGAACCAGGGGTTTTACCATGTAGCCACATCTCCAGAATTTGCTCAAGGGTGTGGTTATGACCGATGGGAATCTCAGCCAGTTCATGCTCATGCTGGTAGGGTTGAGCGTTGGGAAGGGGGGTCATCTGCAACGATTATTCATTCCCCTTTAGAATATGACAAAACGTTTCTTTTGTTGCATTCACAAGAGCAGAACCCCGATGGCTTTTATCCCAATAGCAGAATCAAGACAATAATTTTATCTAATCCCGATATCAGTAGCTCGAAAATCAACTTATTTGTTGGTAGGGGTAATCCTTCAGGAAATCTACCAAAATTTGATAATCATCGGGGTAGAGAGCTTTGATTTTTGGAGTTAAAGCTCTAAGAGTTGCCCTTTGAGCTTCAGTATCACGGATTGAGTTAATAGATTCTATTTTGTCCTCTACTGATAGGTCATCGCTTTTAAGCTCATCAATGATAATCCCTATGGCGATGAGTAAGTCGGATTCGATGTCGGTAATAGGGGTTGGTTCTTGAGTTGGATTTTTCACAACCTTGTTCACAGTTACCCCTTTTTCCAAACTGTAGACATTCTGTAGACAAACTGTAGACGTTTCTGTAGACAATGGAACTGTTACGGTGTCGGAGTTTTGGGGAACTGTAGACATTGTAGACAAATTTTCCACGTCTACAGTTTTTTCTGATTTGTCTACAGTCGGTTTACTTACT comes from Planktothrix agardhii NIES-204 and encodes:
- a CDS encoding integrase family protein; this encodes MTPLPNAQPYQHEHELAEIPIGHNHTLEQILEMWLHGKTPGSQAIYRRVVVQFLEWANKPLQWLTLPDVQGFANYLDTKGLKPSTRASYLAAVKSLLTFCNRTGLTRANVGAAVPLPKGKDTLTQKILAKEQVMAMIYSEPNRRNQLILKSFYYCGVRVSELCGLCWYDLTASGDSGILTVFGKGSKTRHVLLPAHLYKELLNFRGNASNDDPIFPSRKGKGKGHLHRIHVTKLVKEAGIRVGIDQKVSAHWLRHCHASHSLDAGAPISLVQTTLGHASVATTSKYLHAKPTESSGLYL
- a CDS encoding chromosome partitioning protein, ParA family; this encodes MIITVASFKGGVAKTTTAVHLAAYLSNQGDTLLIDGDPNRSATGWSKRGQLPFTVIDERQAAKYVPKFKQIIIDTQARPEQEDLEALADGCDLLILPATPDALSLDALMLTISSLKSIGTQRFKILLTIIPPKPSKDGEEAYTMLTEAGLPCLRTCIRRYAAFQKAALAGVPVYEVKDNKALTAWSDYQKAFKEMGL